The genome window AAGATGCTTCCCGTATCCTGTCTTTCCATCATCCCCGATGCGTAGGAATCGACCTCAATTCCAGGTTTGAGATAGAACCGGGACTGAAGGATGTAGAGAAACTCAAGGAATTCCTTTTAAAGGTAAAAAAGTAAAAAGGTAAAAAAATAAAAAAGTAAAAAAATGAATAAGATAAATGCATTATTTGCAAACAATAAAGACCGCAAGCTTTTGAGCTTGTATTTCTGCGCCGGATGCCCAACTTTGGAAGGTACCGGTGATGTAATTAAGGCGATGGAGCGCAAGGGGATAGATATGATTGAGGTAGGAATCCCTTTCAGTGATCCGTTGGCTGATGGTCCTGTTATCCAGAGTGCCGGAACCGTGGCTCTGAAGAACGGAATGACGGTGAAGAAACTCTTCGCCCAGCTGAAGGAAATCAAGGATGAAGTGCAGCTTCCACTCGTGCTGATGGGTTATCTGAACCCAATCATGCACTACGGCATTGAGGCTTTCTTCAAGAGCTGCGTAGAGAGTGGAGTGAGCGGCACCATCATCCCAGACCTTCCCTTTGATGATTATCTGAAGGTGGTAAAACCCATAGCCGACAAGTATGACATCCGTGTCATCATGATGATTACGCCAGAAACCAGCGAGGAGCGCATCCGTTTCATCGATGAGCATACCGATGGATTCATCTACATGGTCAGTTCGGCAAGCATCACGGGCGCCCAGAGCAGTT of Segatella copri contains these proteins:
- the trpA gene encoding tryptophan synthase subunit alpha translates to MNKINALFANNKDRKLLSLYFCAGCPTLEGTGDVIKAMERKGIDMIEVGIPFSDPLADGPVIQSAGTVALKNGMTVKKLFAQLKEIKDEVQLPLVLMGYLNPIMHYGIEAFFKSCVESGVSGTIIPDLPFDDYLKVVKPIADKYDIRVIMMITPETSEERIRFIDEHTDGFIYMVSSASITGAQSSFGDAKLAYFNHINSMNLRNPRMIGFGISNKQTLTSAQDNAAGAIIGSKFVTLLNETGDPDKALDGLFECLEK